The following proteins are encoded in a genomic region of Mycolicibacterium rutilum:
- a CDS encoding metallopeptidase family protein yields the protein MDPHRFDELVSEALDLIPPKLADALDNVVVLVEARNDEEPDLLGLYEGVALTERDSWYAGSLPDTITIYREALLEHCDTEEQVVEEVAITVIHEIAHHFGIDDDRLHELGWG from the coding sequence ATGGACCCGCACCGGTTCGACGAGTTGGTTTCCGAGGCGCTCGATCTGATCCCGCCGAAGCTGGCCGACGCGTTGGACAACGTCGTGGTGCTGGTCGAGGCCCGCAACGACGAGGAGCCGGACCTGCTGGGGCTCTACGAAGGCGTCGCCCTGACCGAACGCGACTCCTGGTACGCCGGGTCGCTGCCCGACACGATCACGATCTACCGCGAGGCGCTGCTCGAGCACTGCGACACCGAGGAACAGGTGGTCGAAGAGGTGGCGATCACGGTGATCCACGAGATCGCGCACCACTTCGGCATCGACGACGACCGGTTGCACGAACTCGGCTGGGGGTGA
- a CDS encoding septum formation family protein, translating into MEQMLEAPEHPIGANAPDSRPADAQRVAWWKNLQATPTSRALLLIALGGILIAGFITALPQSEGASGLTASTISLGPRGNETFSHAKAGDCLNWPDRTPDDATIVDCSEEHRFEVAQSVDMRTFPGSEYGPEAPPPSSARIQQISQEQCSTAVKRYLGARFDPNSRFTVSMLWSGDKAWRQSGERRMLCGLQLPGANNQQLAFTGKVAEVDQSKVWPAGTCLGIDPTTNQPTDIPVDCAAPHAMEVTGAVNLAEKFPGGLPPEPEQDSFIKDACTRMTDAYLAPIQLRSTTLTLIYSTISPPSWAAGSHQVSCSIGSTLGNGGWSTLLNSAKGPLMINGQPPVPPPDIPEERLNFPPIPMPEVDDSSSSSSATSDQYSDSSSSDTSSSEEQQTTHGPGPLHTDATETEAPPPTDPPAPPPGNVFLGGPPPPGAPAPPAPAPPGAPLPPPPAPAPPPPAPAPPPPPGAPLPPPGP; encoded by the coding sequence ATGGAGCAGATGTTGGAGGCACCCGAGCACCCGATCGGCGCAAACGCGCCCGATTCGCGGCCAGCCGACGCGCAGCGGGTGGCGTGGTGGAAGAACCTGCAAGCCACGCCGACCAGCCGCGCGTTGCTGCTGATCGCGCTCGGCGGGATCCTGATCGCCGGCTTCATCACGGCCCTGCCGCAGTCCGAAGGTGCCAGCGGCCTGACCGCCAGCACGATCTCGCTGGGGCCGCGCGGCAACGAGACGTTCTCACACGCCAAGGCCGGCGACTGCCTGAACTGGCCGGACCGCACCCCCGATGACGCCACGATCGTCGACTGCAGCGAAGAGCACCGGTTCGAGGTCGCGCAGTCGGTCGACATGCGCACCTTCCCGGGCAGCGAGTACGGGCCGGAGGCGCCGCCACCGTCGAGCGCGCGGATCCAGCAGATCAGCCAGGAACAGTGCTCGACGGCCGTGAAGCGCTACCTGGGCGCCCGCTTCGACCCGAACAGCCGGTTCACGGTCAGCATGCTGTGGTCCGGCGACAAGGCGTGGCGCCAGTCCGGTGAACGCCGGATGCTGTGCGGTTTGCAGCTGCCCGGCGCGAACAACCAGCAGCTCGCGTTCACCGGCAAGGTCGCTGAGGTGGACCAGTCCAAGGTGTGGCCGGCCGGCACCTGCCTGGGCATCGACCCGACGACCAACCAGCCGACCGACATCCCCGTCGACTGCGCGGCGCCGCACGCGATGGAGGTCACCGGCGCGGTCAACCTCGCCGAGAAGTTCCCCGGCGGCCTTCCGCCCGAGCCGGAGCAGGACAGCTTCATCAAGGACGCCTGCACGCGGATGACCGACGCGTACCTCGCGCCGATCCAGCTGCGCAGCACCACGCTGACCCTGATCTACAGCACGATCTCGCCGCCGAGCTGGGCGGCGGGCAGCCATCAGGTGTCGTGCAGCATTGGGTCGACGCTCGGCAACGGCGGATGGTCGACGCTGCTCAACAGCGCCAAGGGCCCGTTGATGATCAACGGTCAGCCGCCGGTGCCGCCGCCGGACATCCCCGAGGAACGGCTGAACTTCCCGCCGATCCCGATGCCCGAGGTCGACGACTCGAGCAGCAGTTCGTCGGCGACCAGCGACCAGTACTCCGACAGCAGCTCCAGCGATACCAGCAGCAGCGAGGAGCAGCAGACGACGCACGGGCCGGGCCCGCTGCACACCGACGCGACGGAGACCGAGGCGCCGCCGCCCACCGACCCGCCCGCCCCGCCGCCGGGCAACGTGTTCCTGGGCGGCCCGCCGCCGCCGGGCGCCCCCGCGCCACCCGCTCCGGCACCGCCGGGTGCGCCGCTTCCGCCGCCGCCCGCACCTGCACCCCCGCCACCAGCACCCGCACCGCCGCCGCCACCGGGCGCGCCGCTGCCACCACCGGGACCGTAG
- the serS gene encoding serine--tRNA ligase, whose translation MIDLKLLRENAEAVRASQRARGEDPSLVDALLEADAARRAAVSAADNLRAEQKAASKKVGKASPEERPALLEAAKALAEKVKSAEAAQAEADKAFTAAHMTISNVIIDGVPAGGEDDFTVLDTVGEPPRLDDPKDHVELGESLGLFDLERGAKVAGARFYFLTGAGALLQLGLMQLAARLAVDNGFTLMIPPVLVRPEVMAGTGFLGAHSDEVYRLEADDMYLVGTSEVPLAGYHADEILDLAAGPLRYAGWSSCFRREAGSHGKDTRGIIRVHQFDKVEGFIYCKPGDAEAEHDRLLGWQREMLAKIEVPYRIIDIAAGDLGSSAARKYDCEAWVPTQQTYRELTSTSNCTTFQARRLSVRYRDDDGRPQTAATLNGTLATTRWLVAILENHQQPDGSVRVPEALVPFVGTDVLAPKK comes from the coding sequence GTGATCGACCTCAAGCTGCTGCGCGAAAACGCCGAAGCCGTCCGTGCCTCGCAACGTGCCCGCGGGGAAGACCCCAGCCTCGTCGACGCGCTCCTCGAAGCCGACGCCGCCCGCCGCGCCGCGGTGTCGGCGGCCGACAATCTGCGCGCCGAGCAGAAGGCCGCCAGCAAGAAGGTGGGCAAGGCGTCCCCCGAGGAGCGGCCTGCCCTGCTGGAGGCGGCCAAAGCGCTCGCCGAGAAGGTGAAGTCCGCCGAGGCCGCCCAGGCCGAGGCCGACAAGGCGTTCACCGCCGCGCACATGACGATCTCCAACGTGATCATCGATGGCGTGCCCGCCGGCGGCGAGGACGACTTCACGGTGCTCGACACGGTCGGCGAACCGCCGCGTCTCGATGACCCCAAAGACCACGTCGAGCTCGGAGAGTCGCTGGGGCTGTTCGACCTCGAGCGCGGCGCGAAGGTCGCCGGGGCACGGTTCTACTTCCTCACCGGCGCGGGTGCGCTGCTGCAGCTGGGCCTGATGCAGCTGGCGGCGCGGTTGGCGGTGGACAACGGTTTCACGCTGATGATCCCGCCGGTGCTGGTGCGCCCGGAAGTCATGGCGGGCACCGGTTTTCTCGGCGCGCACAGCGACGAGGTGTATCGGCTCGAAGCCGACGACATGTATCTGGTCGGCACCTCCGAGGTGCCGCTGGCCGGCTACCACGCCGACGAGATCCTCGACCTGGCGGCCGGGCCTCTGCGCTACGCGGGGTGGTCGTCGTGTTTCCGCCGCGAAGCGGGCAGCCACGGCAAGGACACCCGCGGCATCATCCGGGTGCACCAGTTCGACAAGGTCGAGGGCTTCATCTACTGCAAGCCCGGCGACGCCGAGGCCGAGCACGATCGGCTGCTGGGCTGGCAGCGCGAGATGCTCGCCAAGATCGAGGTGCCGTACCGCATCATCGACATCGCCGCCGGCGACCTCGGCTCGTCGGCGGCCCGCAAATACGACTGCGAGGCGTGGGTGCCTACGCAGCAGACCTACCGCGAGCTGACCTCCACGTCGAACTGCACGACGTTCCAGGCGCGCCGGCTCTCGGTGCGCTACCGCGACGACGACGGCCGTCCGCAGACCGCCGCGACGCTCAACGGCACACTGGCCACCACGCGGTGGCTGGTGGCGATCCTTGAGAACCACCAGCAGCCCGACGGCAGCGTGCGGGTGCCAGAAGCGTTGGTGCCGTTCGTCGGAACCGACGTGCTCGCGCCGAAGAAATAG
- a CDS encoding DUF3592 domain-containing protein, which translates to MYPQTTPLPSQRPAGWAIALGVVSAGFLIGALLFAALAVVGIGHDARLNSHGVTTTATVTDCDGTEVVVDFTTQDGERVSGDYISWPNQVSPAVGDRVEITYDSTDPTYIVAAGSAEDRLLGIGFTGAAVVAGSFATAAGAGALLVHRGRRRQVLMFRGAGAG; encoded by the coding sequence GTGTATCCGCAGACAACCCCGCTACCCTCGCAGAGGCCGGCCGGATGGGCCATCGCGTTGGGAGTTGTCTCGGCCGGCTTCCTGATCGGCGCGCTGCTGTTCGCGGCGTTGGCGGTTGTGGGGATCGGCCACGACGCGCGACTCAACAGCCACGGGGTGACCACGACCGCCACGGTCACTGACTGTGACGGCACGGAGGTCGTGGTTGATTTCACGACGCAGGACGGGGAGCGGGTCAGCGGCGATTACATCTCGTGGCCCAACCAGGTCAGCCCTGCCGTCGGCGACCGCGTCGAGATCACTTACGACTCCACCGACCCGACCTACATCGTGGCCGCGGGAAGCGCCGAGGACCGGCTCCTCGGAATCGGGTTCACGGGTGCCGCCGTGGTCGCGGGGAGCTTCGCGACGGCTGCCGGTGCCGGTGCGCTCCTCGTCCATCGCGGCCGACGCAGGCAGGTGCTGATGTTTCGCGGTGCGGGGGCCGGGTAG
- a CDS encoding zinc-dependent alcohol dehydrogenase encodes MKAMVYRGPYKIRVEEKDVPAIEHPNDAIVRVQLAAICGSDLHLYHGMMPDTRVGMTFGHEFIGVVDQVGPSVQNLKPGDRVMVPFNIFCGSCYFCARGLYSNCHNVNPNATAVGGIYGYSHTCGGYDGGQAEFVRVPFADVGPAIIPDWMSDEDALMCTDALATGYFGAQLGDIVEGDVVVVFGAGPVGLYAAKSAWLMGAGRVIVVDHLEYRLEKAREFAHAETLNFVEYDDIVVEMKKTTGYLGADVAIDCVGAEADGNLLQHITGAKLKMQGGSPIALNWAIDGVRKGGTISVMGAYGPIFSAIKFGDALNKGLTLRMNQCPVKRQWPRLFSHIQNGYLKPNDIVTHRIPLEHIAEGYHIFSAKLDDCIKPVIVPNAA; translated from the coding sequence ATGAAGGCGATGGTGTACCGCGGCCCGTACAAGATCCGGGTGGAAGAAAAAGATGTGCCGGCGATCGAACATCCCAACGATGCGATCGTGCGGGTGCAGCTCGCCGCGATCTGCGGTTCGGATCTGCACCTGTATCACGGCATGATGCCCGACACCCGGGTCGGGATGACGTTCGGCCACGAGTTCATCGGCGTCGTCGACCAGGTCGGTCCGTCGGTGCAGAACCTCAAGCCCGGCGACCGAGTCATGGTGCCGTTCAACATCTTCTGTGGTTCGTGCTACTTCTGCGCGCGCGGGCTGTACTCGAACTGCCACAACGTCAACCCCAACGCCACCGCCGTCGGCGGCATCTACGGCTACTCGCACACCTGCGGCGGATACGACGGCGGGCAGGCCGAGTTCGTGCGGGTGCCGTTCGCCGATGTGGGGCCGGCGATCATCCCGGACTGGATGTCCGACGAGGACGCGCTGATGTGCACCGACGCGTTGGCCACCGGGTACTTCGGCGCGCAACTCGGCGACATCGTCGAAGGCGACGTCGTGGTGGTGTTCGGCGCCGGACCGGTCGGGCTGTACGCCGCGAAGTCGGCGTGGCTGATGGGCGCAGGCCGGGTCATCGTCGTCGACCACCTCGAGTACCGCCTGGAGAAGGCCCGCGAGTTCGCGCACGCCGAGACGCTCAATTTCGTCGAGTACGACGACATCGTGGTCGAGATGAAGAAGACCACCGGTTACCTCGGGGCCGACGTGGCGATCGACTGCGTCGGCGCCGAAGCCGACGGCAACCTGCTGCAACACATCACCGGAGCGAAGCTGAAAATGCAGGGCGGTTCGCCGATCGCGCTGAACTGGGCCATCGACGGGGTCCGCAAGGGCGGGACGATCTCGGTGATGGGCGCCTACGGGCCGATCTTCTCCGCGATCAAGTTCGGCGATGCCCTGAACAAGGGTCTGACGCTGCGCATGAACCAGTGCCCGGTCAAGCGGCAGTGGCCGCGGCTGTTCAGCCACATCCAGAACGGCTATCTCAAGCCCAATGACATTGTCACGCACCGGATTCCGCTTGAGCACATCGCGGAGGGCTATCACATCTTCTCCGCCAAGCTCGACGACTGCATCAAGCCGGTCATCGTGCCCAACGCCGCCTGA
- a CDS encoding MBL fold metallo-hydrolase, translating to MQVTSIGHAGFRIDTAAGSVLCDPWVNPAYFASWFPFPDNSRLDWAALGDVDYLYVSHLHRDHFDPKLLREHVNKDAVVLLPDYPVPDLRRELEKLGFHRFFETTDSVRHTVSGPKGDLGVMIIALRAPADGPIGDSGLIVDDGETVAFNMNDARPVDLDVVHADFGHVDVHMLQYSGAIWYPMVYDMPARAKEAFGIQKRQRQMDRCRQYIAQVGATWVIPSAGPPCFLDPDLRDLNDDHDDPANIFPDQVVFLDQMRTHGHDGGLLLIPGSTADFTGSQLDSLTHPLPDEDVQAIFTTGKAAYIADYAERMAPVLAAEKANWAPAPGESLLEPLRTLFEPIMVQSDQICDGIGYPVELELCGGGHDERVVLDFPKRVVREPIPDEKFRYGFAIAPELVRTVLRDNEPDWVNTIFLSTRFRAWRVGGYNEYLYTFFKCLTDERIAYADGWFAEAHDDSASITLDGWEIQRRCPHLKADLSKFGVVEGSTLTCNLHGWQWNLQNGRCLTTKGHELRSTRI from the coding sequence GTGCAGGTCACCAGCATCGGCCACGCGGGATTCCGCATCGACACCGCGGCGGGAAGCGTGCTGTGCGACCCGTGGGTGAATCCCGCGTACTTCGCGTCGTGGTTCCCGTTCCCCGACAACAGCCGGCTGGACTGGGCCGCCCTCGGTGACGTGGACTACCTGTACGTCTCGCATCTGCACCGCGACCACTTCGACCCGAAGCTGCTGCGCGAACACGTCAACAAGGACGCCGTCGTGCTGCTGCCCGACTATCCGGTGCCCGATCTGCGCCGCGAGCTCGAGAAGCTGGGCTTCCACCGATTCTTCGAGACCACCGACTCGGTGCGTCACACCGTCAGCGGCCCCAAGGGCGACCTCGGCGTGATGATCATCGCGCTGCGCGCCCCGGCCGACGGGCCGATCGGCGACTCCGGTCTGATCGTCGACGACGGGGAAACCGTGGCGTTCAACATGAACGACGCCCGGCCCGTCGACCTCGACGTGGTGCACGCCGACTTCGGTCACGTCGACGTGCACATGCTGCAGTACTCCGGGGCGATCTGGTACCCGATGGTCTACGACATGCCGGCCCGCGCCAAGGAGGCGTTCGGCATCCAGAAGCGGCAGCGGCAGATGGACCGGTGCCGTCAGTACATCGCGCAGGTCGGGGCGACGTGGGTGATCCCGTCGGCGGGACCCCCGTGCTTTCTGGACCCGGACCTGCGTGACCTCAACGACGACCACGACGACCCGGCCAACATCTTCCCCGACCAGGTGGTGTTCCTGGACCAGATGCGCACGCACGGCCACGACGGCGGGCTGCTGCTGATCCCGGGGTCGACGGCGGATTTCACCGGCTCACAACTGGATTCGCTGACCCATCCGCTGCCCGACGAGGACGTGCAGGCGATCTTCACCACCGGCAAGGCGGCCTACATCGCCGACTACGCCGAGCGGATGGCTCCCGTGCTCGCCGCGGAGAAGGCGAACTGGGCGCCGGCGCCCGGCGAGTCACTGCTCGAACCGCTGCGCACCCTGTTCGAGCCGATCATGGTGCAGAGCGACCAGATCTGCGACGGTATCGGCTATCCCGTCGAACTGGAACTCTGCGGCGGCGGCCATGACGAGAGGGTCGTCCTCGACTTCCCGAAACGCGTTGTGCGCGAACCGATCCCCGACGAGAAGTTCCGCTACGGGTTCGCCATCGCGCCGGAACTGGTGCGCACCGTGCTGCGCGACAACGAACCCGACTGGGTCAACACCATCTTCCTGTCGACCCGGTTCCGCGCCTGGCGGGTCGGCGGCTACAACGAGTACCTGTACACGTTCTTCAAGTGCCTGACCGACGAGCGGATCGCCTACGCCGACGGTTGGTTCGCCGAGGCGCACGACGACAGCGCGTCGATCACGTTGGACGGCTGGGAGATTCAGCGGCGCTGCCCGCACCTGAAGGCGGATCTGTCGAAGTTCGGCGTGGTCGAAGGTTCGACGCTGACCTGCAACCTGCACGGGTGGCAGTGGAATCTGCAGAACGGCCGATGTCTGACGACCAAGGGCCACGAGCTGCGGAGCACCCGGATATGA
- a CDS encoding phosphotransferase, whose amino-acid sequence MTVPTEPVPIPAVVSRIAGARPVRAVWVNELGGVTFSVGGTEFVKVYPAASAHLLADEVPRLRWARRYTAVPAVLAAGPGWLHTARLPGLSAVDPRFADQPRVAARAIGVGLRRLHDALPVDDCPFGAPSWVPPDAPPADHLVVCHGDACSPNTLLDDDGAFCGHVDLGVADRWADLAVATVSLDWNFPTEGPGGFQEVLLDAYGVAADTDRIAYYRRAWDEEEPAAG is encoded by the coding sequence GTGACCGTTCCGACCGAACCCGTGCCGATCCCCGCAGTCGTCAGCCGCATCGCGGGCGCGCGGCCGGTGCGCGCGGTGTGGGTGAACGAACTGGGCGGGGTGACGTTCTCGGTGGGCGGCACGGAGTTTGTGAAGGTGTATCCCGCGGCGTCCGCTCACCTGCTGGCCGACGAGGTGCCGCGGCTGCGCTGGGCGCGGCGCTACACGGCGGTGCCCGCCGTCCTGGCGGCCGGGCCGGGCTGGTTGCACACCGCGCGGCTGCCCGGACTGTCGGCGGTCGACCCGCGCTTTGCCGATCAACCCCGGGTGGCTGCCCGCGCGATCGGGGTCGGCCTGCGCCGCCTGCACGACGCCCTGCCGGTCGACGACTGCCCGTTCGGCGCCCCGTCGTGGGTGCCCCCGGACGCGCCGCCGGCTGACCACCTCGTCGTGTGCCACGGTGACGCCTGCTCCCCCAACACGCTGCTCGACGACGACGGCGCGTTCTGCGGGCACGTGGACCTGGGCGTCGCGGACCGGTGGGCCGACCTCGCCGTCGCCACCGTGTCGCTGGACTGGAACTTCCCGACCGAGGGCCCCGGCGGCTTCCAGGAGGTTCTGCTCGACGCGTACGGCGTCGCCGCCGACACCGACCGCATCGCCTACTACCGCCGCGCGTGGGACGAGGAGGAGCCGGCGGCGGGCTAG
- a CDS encoding lysophospholipid acyltransferase family protein: protein MEPVYGTVIQLARLIWRVQGLKFTVTGVENLPATGGAVIAINHTSYFDFTFAGLPAYRQGLGRKVRFMAKKEVFDNKISGPIMRSLRHIEVDRDSGADSFAQACQKLKEGELVGVYPEATISRSFEIKEFKSGAARMAIAADVPIVPHIVWGSQRIWTKGHPKKMWRPKVPISIAVGEPIPPTLPPTELTALLHSRMQHLLEQVQDEYGPYPPGEFWVPHRLGGGAPTLAEANRMDTEEAAEKAARRAQRADPTGAPE, encoded by the coding sequence GTGGAACCGGTATACGGCACCGTTATTCAGCTGGCGCGGCTGATCTGGCGCGTGCAGGGGTTGAAGTTCACCGTGACCGGCGTGGAGAACCTGCCCGCCACCGGCGGCGCGGTGATCGCGATCAACCACACCAGCTACTTCGACTTCACCTTCGCGGGCCTGCCCGCCTACCGGCAGGGGCTGGGCCGCAAGGTCCGGTTCATGGCGAAGAAAGAGGTCTTCGACAACAAGATCTCCGGGCCGATCATGCGCAGCCTGCGCCACATCGAGGTGGACCGCGACAGCGGCGCCGACTCGTTCGCCCAGGCCTGCCAGAAGCTCAAGGAGGGTGAGCTGGTCGGCGTCTACCCGGAGGCCACGATCAGCCGCAGCTTCGAGATCAAGGAGTTCAAGTCCGGTGCAGCGCGGATGGCCATCGCCGCGGACGTGCCGATCGTCCCGCACATCGTGTGGGGTTCCCAGCGCATCTGGACCAAGGGCCATCCGAAGAAGATGTGGCGCCCCAAGGTGCCGATCTCGATCGCGGTGGGCGAACCGATCCCGCCGACGCTGCCCCCCACCGAGCTGACCGCGCTGCTGCACTCGCGTATGCAGCACCTCCTCGAACAGGTGCAAGACGAGTACGGCCCGTATCCGCCCGGCGAGTTCTGGGTGCCGCACCGCCTCGGCGGCGGTGCGCCGACGCTGGCCGAGGCCAACCGGATGGATACCGAGGAGGCGGCCGAGAAGGCCGCTCGCCGCGCTCAGCGGGCCGACCCGACCGGGGCGCCGGAGTAG
- a CDS encoding lysophospholipid acyltransferase family protein, giving the protein MEPVFYSLEVLVKAAVRVNGIRITYRGLENIPAEGGAVIAINHTSYVDWLPAALAVHYRQRRLRFMIKEEMQEVKVINFLISRTGTIPVDRRAGAGAYAVAVQRLQAGELVGVYPEATISRSFELKDFKTGAARMAAEAGVPIVPLIVWGTQRIWTKDHPRRLGRSKIPVTVDVGAPLQAADTMAETLQRLRTAMTELLHKAQLEYPHPEGAFWVPRRLGGSAPTPDEAKQLDEAELAERARRRAEREARSHR; this is encoded by the coding sequence GTGGAGCCCGTCTTCTACTCGCTCGAGGTGCTCGTCAAGGCGGCGGTCCGGGTCAACGGCATCCGGATCACCTACCGCGGCCTGGAGAACATCCCGGCCGAGGGCGGGGCGGTCATCGCGATCAACCACACCAGCTACGTGGACTGGCTGCCCGCCGCCCTGGCGGTGCACTATCGGCAGCGCCGCCTGCGCTTCATGATCAAAGAAGAGATGCAGGAAGTGAAGGTCATCAACTTCCTCATCAGCCGCACCGGCACGATCCCGGTGGACCGCCGCGCCGGCGCCGGCGCCTATGCGGTGGCCGTGCAGCGGCTGCAGGCCGGCGAGTTGGTCGGGGTCTATCCCGAGGCCACCATCAGCCGCAGCTTCGAACTCAAGGACTTCAAGACCGGTGCGGCCCGGATGGCCGCCGAGGCCGGCGTGCCGATCGTGCCGCTGATCGTCTGGGGCACGCAGCGGATCTGGACGAAGGACCATCCGCGCCGGTTGGGGCGCAGCAAGATTCCGGTCACCGTCGACGTCGGGGCCCCGCTGCAGGCCGCCGACACCATGGCCGAGACGCTGCAGCGGCTGCGCACCGCGATGACCGAACTGCTGCACAAGGCGCAACTGGAGTATCCGCATCCGGAGGGGGCGTTCTGGGTACCCCGACGGCTCGGCGGCAGCGCCCCGACCCCCGACGAGGCCAAGCAACTCGACGAGGCCGAACTGGCCGAGCGCGCGCGCAGGCGTGCCGAGCGCGAAGCCCGAAGCCACCGGTGA
- a CDS encoding Cof-type HAD-IIB family hydrolase, producing the protein MTRTTGMPRLIASDVDGTLLDDDEKVTPRTRAAVTAAVQSGAQFVIATGRPPRWVPPVVDALGFAPLAVCANGAVLYDPATDRVLTSHTLSADLLGELAEIATRLIPGAGLAVERVGSTAHDAATPQFVSSPGYEHAWLNPDNTEVSLADLLSEPAIKLLIRKAGARSDDMAAVLADHVGAHGDITFSTNNGLIEVMPVGISKATGVEDVARPLGISADQAVTFGDMPNDVPMLRWAGLGVAMGHGHPDALAAADEITATNNEDGVARVLERWWPTSSD; encoded by the coding sequence ATGACCCGCACCACCGGTATGCCCCGGCTCATCGCCTCCGACGTCGACGGCACCCTGCTCGACGACGACGAGAAGGTCACGCCGCGCACGCGCGCGGCGGTGACGGCCGCCGTGCAGTCGGGCGCCCAGTTCGTGATCGCCACCGGGCGGCCTCCGCGCTGGGTGCCGCCGGTCGTCGACGCGCTCGGGTTCGCCCCGCTTGCGGTGTGCGCCAACGGCGCCGTGCTCTACGACCCGGCCACCGACCGCGTGCTGACCTCGCACACGCTGAGCGCGGACCTGCTCGGCGAACTGGCCGAGATCGCGACCCGGCTGATCCCCGGGGCGGGGTTGGCCGTCGAACGCGTCGGCAGCACCGCACACGACGCCGCCACCCCACAGTTCGTCAGCTCACCGGGCTACGAGCACGCCTGGCTCAACCCGGACAACACCGAGGTGTCGCTGGCGGACCTGCTCAGCGAGCCCGCGATCAAGCTGCTGATCCGCAAGGCCGGCGCGCGCAGCGATGACATGGCCGCGGTGCTCGCCGATCATGTTGGCGCACATGGCGATATCACATTCTCGACCAACAACGGGCTGATCGAGGTGATGCCGGTCGGGATCAGCAAGGCGACCGGCGTGGAGGACGTCGCCCGGCCGCTGGGCATCAGCGCCGACCAAGCCGTCACGTTCGGTGACATGCCCAACGACGTGCCGATGCTGCGCTGGGCCGGGCTCGGGGTGGCGATGGGACACGGCCACCCCGACGCGCTGGCCGCCGCCGACGAGATCACCGCCACCAACAACGAGGACGGGGTCGCCCGGGTGCTCGAGCGGTGGTGGCCGACTAGCTCGGACTGA